Part of the Vagococcus teuberi genome, AGAAGGTAAACACGGTGTTAACTTTATGGTTCTTTTAGAACAACGTTTAGACAACGTAGTATACCGTCTAGGTTTAGCTACAACTCGTCGTCAAGCACGTCAGTTAGTTAACCATGGTCACGTTTTAGTTGATGGCAAACGTGTTAACATCCCTTCATACGAAGTGGCTGTTGGACAAGTTATCTCTATCCGTGAAAAATCTAAAGAATTAACAATCATTAAAGATGCTGTTGAATCAACTTTAGGTCGTCCTTCATTTGTAAGCTTTGACGCTGAAAAATTAGAAGGTAGTATCACTCGTTTACCAGAACGTGATGAATTACCACAAGAAGTTGACGAGTCTTACGTAGTTGAGTTCTACAACAAATTACTATAAGATTATCAATTATCTTTATACAAAAAAGAGATGGCATGCCATCTCTTTTTTTATTTCCTCTTATGATTGATAAACATAATTAACCAGATAATTAGAATCACGGATAAGATGACCACATAAATCCATTCATAATCTGACGACAAGCGTGGCAAGTCAATATTCATCCCATAAAACCCTGTAATTAACGTTGGGATAGCTAATGCTAACGACCAAACTGTTAAAAATTTCATCGTATCATTTAAGTTATTATTCATAATACTATCGAAAATCCGAGCAATTCGGTCTACAATGTCTGATTCAAGTTCAGTCATATGCGCTACCTGATTGGCTTCAATAATCGCATCTTCAAGGCGTTCCATCGTTTGTTCATCAAAACTTCTTCCTAATTTTGATCGTTTTATTTGTTCCAATATTTCTAAATTATTTTCTGACGCACTAAGTAAGAATGTCAGAGTTTGTTGTAAGTAAGATAGGCGAACCAAATCTTTATTCTTCACTCTTTCTGTTAACAAGTCATCTAACTGATGACGCTCTTTAGAAATCTCTCTTAATATCGGTAAATTACGGTCGATTAATTCACGAATTAATTCAAACAAAAAAATCATTGGCGTTGCTGAACTCACCTGCTCGATACTTTCTTTCACACCCTCATAACTAATCGTACTTTCCGCTTCATTAAACGAAAATAACATGTCAT contains:
- a CDS encoding magnesium transporter CorA family protein, translated to MLVEHQINPSFKWIETHHLSTSEKKILRNEFQIPEETLEYVMDIYERSNYITDSVNDIELVVIHVPTKQPKDIRYVSRPVSFLVKDDMLFSFNEAESTISYEGVKESIEQVSSATPMIFLFELIRELIDRNLPILREISKERHQLDDLLTERVKNKDLVRLSYLQQTLTFLLSASENNLEILEQIKRSKLGRSFDEQTMERLEDAIIEANQVAHMTELESDIVDRIARIFDSIMNNNLNDTMKFLTVWSLALAIPTLITGFYGMNIDLPRLSSDYEWIYVVILSVILIIWLIMFINHKRK
- the rpsD gene encoding 30S ribosomal protein S4, with amino-acid sequence MSRYTGPSWKISRRLGVSLSGTGKELARRPYAPGQHGPNQRRNKSEYGMQLTEKQKLRHMYGLNERQFRNLFMRAGKIKEGKHGVNFMVLLEQRLDNVVYRLGLATTRRQARQLVNHGHVLVDGKRVNIPSYEVAVGQVISIREKSKELTIIKDAVESTLGRPSFVSFDAEKLEGSITRLPERDELPQEVDESYVVEFYNKLL